Proteins encoded within one genomic window of Bacillus sp. F19:
- the rpsK gene encoding 30S ribosomal protein S11 — translation MARKTNTRKRRVKKNIEAGIAHIRSTFNNTIVTITDVHGNALSWSSAGSLGFRGSRKSTPFAAQMAAEAAAKGSIEHGMKTLEVTVKGPGAGREAAIRALQAAGLEVTAIRDVTPVPHNGCRPPKRRRV, via the coding sequence ATGGCTCGTAAAACGAACACTCGTAAGCGTCGCGTAAAAAAGAATATTGAGGCAGGTATCGCTCATATTCGTTCAACATTTAACAACACGATTGTTACTATTACAGACGTACATGGTAACGCTCTTTCTTGGTCAAGTGCAGGTTCACTGGGATTCAGAGGATCACGTAAATCCACTCCATTTGCTGCACAAATGGCTGCTGAAGCTGCAGCTAAAGGATCAATCGAACACGGCATGAAAACTCTTGAAGTAACTGTTAAAGGACCAGGCGCAGGCCGTGAAGCTGCAATCCGTGCACTTCAAGCTGCTGGTCTAGAAGTAACAGCTATCAGAGACGTTACTCCGGTTCCACATAACGGATGCCGTCCGCCAAAACGTCGTCGTGTATAA
- a CDS encoding DNA-directed RNA polymerase subunit alpha has product MIEIEKPKIETVEISDDAKYGKFVVEPLERGYGTTLGNSLRRILLSSLPGAAVTSIQIDSVLHEFSTIEGVVEDVTTIILNIKKLALKIYSEEEKTLEIDVQDEGVVTAADITHDSDVEILNPDLHIATLAKGAHFRMRLTAKRGRGYTPADANKREDQPIGVIPIDSIFTPVSRVSYQVENTRVGQVSNYDKLTFDVWTDGSTGPKEAIALGAKILTEHLNIFVGLTDEAQNAEIMVEKEEDQKEKVLEMTIEELDLSVRSYNCLKRAGINTVQELAHKTEEDMMKVRNLGRKSLEEVKAKLEELGLGLRKDD; this is encoded by the coding sequence ATGATAGAAATTGAAAAACCAAAAATCGAAACGGTTGAAATCAGCGACGATGCCAAGTACGGTAAATTCGTCGTCGAACCACTCGAGCGTGGATATGGTACTACTTTGGGTAACTCCTTACGTCGTATCCTCTTATCTTCACTCCCTGGTGCCGCTGTAACATCAATCCAGATAGATAGTGTACTCCATGAATTCTCTACAATTGAAGGCGTTGTTGAAGATGTTACAACAATCATCTTAAACATTAAAAAACTTGCTCTTAAGATCTACTCTGAGGAAGAAAAAACGCTTGAGATTGACGTACAGGATGAAGGAGTTGTAACGGCTGCAGATATTACTCACGACAGTGATGTTGAAATTCTAAATCCGGACCTTCATATTGCTACATTAGCGAAGGGTGCACATTTCCGTATGAGATTGACTGCGAAGCGTGGACGCGGATATACTCCGGCTGATGCAAACAAAAGAGAAGATCAGCCAATTGGCGTTATCCCAATCGATTCTATTTTCACACCTGTATCCCGCGTGTCTTATCAAGTTGAAAATACACGTGTAGGGCAAGTGTCGAACTATGATAAACTTACTTTTGATGTGTGGACAGACGGAAGCACAGGTCCAAAAGAAGCGATTGCACTTGGTGCAAAGATTCTGACTGAACATCTTAATATCTTCGTAGGGCTTACTGATGAAGCTCAAAACGCTGAGATTATGGTGGAGAAGGAAGAGGACCAAAAAGAAAAAGTTTTAGAAATGACGATCGAAGAATTGGATTTGTCAGTTCGTTCTTATAACTGTTTAAAACGTGCAGGCATCAACACTGTACAGGAGCTTGCTCATAAAACAGAAGAAGACATGATGAAAGTTCGTAACTTAGGTCGTAAATCTTTGGAAGAAGTTAAAGCGAAACTAGAAGAACTTGGCTTAGGTCTTCGTAAAGACGACTGA
- the rplQ gene encoding 50S ribosomal protein L17 — protein sequence MPYRKLGRTSAQRKALLRDLTTDLIISERIETTEARAKELRSTVEKMITLGKRGDLHARRQAAAYIRNEVANEEGTQNALQKLFGDIAPRYTERQGGYTRIMKLGPRRGDGAPMVIIELV from the coding sequence ATGCCTTACAGAAAATTAGGACGTACAAGTGCTCAACGTAAAGCGTTACTTCGTGATCTAACTACAGATTTAATTATCAGCGAGCGCATTGAAACTACTGAGGCTCGTGCGAAAGAATTACGTTCAACTGTAGAAAAAATGATTACTTTAGGTAAACGTGGGGATCTTCATGCCCGCCGCCAAGCTGCTGCTTACATCCGTAACGAGGTAGCAAACGAAGAAGGCACGCAAAATGCACTTCAAAAACTATTCGGTGATATCGCACCACGTTATACAGAGCGTCAAGGTGGATACACTCGCATAATGAAACTTGGACCTCGCCGCGGCGACGGAGCACCAATGGTCATTATCGAATTAGTTTAA
- a CDS encoding energy-coupling factor ABC transporter ATP-binding protein, with translation MEQPIIHVNDVTFRYHEEDERPALNSVSLSVNKGEWLAVVGHNGSGKSTLARVLNGLILPQKGNVIVNGITLNEDSVWEIRKQIGMVFQNPDNQFVGTTVKDDVAFGLENHGVPREVMKKRVEWATHKVKMEAFLDQEPHHLSGGQKQRVAIAGVIAVQPQIIILDEATSMLDPQGRKEVMETVRELKDQGIVTVISITHDLEEASRADRIVVMNGGEKFAEGTPETIFKLDQKLVEIGLDLPFPYRVSMKLREAGVNLSRNHLDEESLVNELWTLHSKS, from the coding sequence ATGGAACAACCGATCATTCATGTGAATGACGTGACATTCCGTTATCACGAAGAGGATGAAAGACCCGCATTGAACTCCGTTTCCTTAAGCGTAAACAAAGGAGAGTGGCTTGCGGTCGTCGGTCATAACGGCTCGGGCAAGTCTACACTTGCGAGAGTCCTGAATGGTCTGATCCTGCCTCAGAAGGGTAACGTAATCGTAAACGGCATCACTCTTAATGAAGATTCAGTTTGGGAGATTCGAAAACAGATTGGCATGGTTTTTCAAAATCCTGATAATCAGTTTGTCGGTACAACCGTAAAAGATGATGTGGCTTTTGGTTTAGAAAATCACGGAGTGCCGCGAGAAGTAATGAAAAAGCGCGTGGAATGGGCTACACATAAAGTGAAGATGGAAGCATTTCTCGATCAAGAGCCGCACCATCTATCAGGAGGACAAAAGCAGCGTGTTGCCATTGCCGGCGTAATCGCTGTGCAGCCTCAAATTATTATCTTAGATGAAGCCACCTCCATGCTAGATCCCCAGGGAAGAAAAGAAGTCATGGAAACAGTAAGAGAGCTAAAAGATCAGGGGATCGTTACAGTCATATCGATTACTCACGATTTAGAGGAAGCTTCGAGGGCTGACAGGATTGTTGTCATGAATGGTGGGGAAAAGTTCGCCGAAGGTACACCTGAGACAATCTTCAAACTAGATCAGAAGCTAGTTGAAATTGGCCTTGATCTCCCTTTTCCATACAGAGTGAGCATGAAGCTGAGAGAAGCAGGGGTTAACCTGTCGCGCAACCATCTAGATGAAGAAAGCCTGGTGAATGAACTATGGACATTACATTCAAAGAGTTAG
- a CDS encoding energy-coupling factor ABC transporter ATP-binding protein, translating to MDITFKELEHRYQVHSPFERLALYDINLTIKDRSFVSIIGHTGSGKSTILQHLNGLLKPTKGSISIGERKIEANKKNKNLKSIRQSVAIVFQFPEHQLFEETVERDIMFGPLNFGVPPEEAKVKAGDALRRVGLPAEVLQKSPFDLSGGQMRRVAIAGVLAMEPKVLVLDEPTAGLDPSGRKEIMDLFYTLHQDRSLTTILVTHSMEDAARYSDEIVVMHKGTVQMKGTPEDVFSHAETLISAGLDLPETVKLQRIIEQKLGKELKGISLSIDDLVDQVASEIKGDPK from the coding sequence ATGGACATTACATTCAAAGAGTTAGAGCACAGGTACCAAGTTCATTCCCCTTTTGAACGTCTTGCCCTATATGACATCAACCTGACGATTAAAGATCGTTCGTTTGTTTCGATTATCGGACATACGGGATCAGGGAAATCTACCATTCTGCAGCATTTAAATGGCCTGCTGAAACCAACGAAGGGATCGATCTCTATTGGGGAACGCAAGATTGAAGCTAACAAGAAAAATAAGAATCTGAAATCAATCCGCCAATCGGTTGCGATTGTCTTTCAATTTCCAGAGCATCAGCTGTTTGAGGAAACGGTGGAACGTGATATTATGTTTGGCCCATTGAATTTCGGCGTACCGCCTGAAGAGGCAAAAGTGAAGGCGGGAGATGCATTAAGACGTGTCGGCCTCCCTGCAGAGGTACTTCAAAAATCGCCATTTGATTTAAGCGGCGGACAAATGAGGCGTGTCGCCATTGCAGGTGTCCTGGCCATGGAGCCGAAGGTGCTGGTACTCGATGAACCGACAGCAGGACTTGATCCAAGCGGCAGAAAAGAGATCATGGACCTTTTCTATACCCTCCATCAAGATCGGTCGCTTACGACCATCCTTGTCACGCACAGTATGGAAGACGCTGCCCGTTATTCAGATGAAATTGTTGTCATGCACAAAGGGACGGTTCAAATGAAAGGAACGCCTGAAGATGTATTCAGCCATGCTGAAACGTTAATCTCTGCAGGACTTGATCTTCCGGAAACCGTAAAGCTTCAAAGGATAATAGAACAAAAGCTTGGCAAGGAACTGAAAGGGATCTCACTTTCCATAGATGACTTGGTTGATCAGGTTGCATCTGAGATAAAGGGTGACCCAAAATGA
- a CDS encoding energy-coupling factor transporter transmembrane protein EcfT: MMNSMIIGKYVPGSSLIHKMDPRSKLTMIFVFVFIVFFANNALTYSILGLFTLFIVASTKLPPRFLLNGLKPIIWIILFTFILHILVTKEGPLLFEFGFLSIHEEGVRQGIFISLRFLFLILLTTILTLTTTPIEVTDGMESLLNPFKKIGLPVHELALMMSISLRFIPTLMEETDKIMKAQMARGVDFTSGPVKQRISAIIPLLVPLFISAFKRAEELATAMEARGYQGGEGRTKLRELKWGILDTVILAILIGVGIVLLLFRS, from the coding sequence ATGATGAACAGTATGATCATTGGAAAATATGTGCCTGGTAGTTCTCTCATTCATAAGATGGATCCGCGTTCGAAACTAACGATGATCTTTGTATTTGTCTTTATTGTCTTTTTTGCGAACAATGCACTGACCTATTCAATCCTTGGTTTGTTCACGCTCTTTATTGTTGCTTCTACCAAACTGCCGCCGAGATTTTTGCTGAATGGCTTAAAGCCGATCATCTGGATTATTCTATTTACATTTATTCTGCACATTCTGGTCACAAAAGAAGGTCCGCTTCTGTTTGAATTCGGTTTTCTTTCGATACATGAAGAAGGTGTCAGACAGGGGATATTCATTTCCCTGCGGTTCCTGTTTCTTATTCTGCTTACAACAATCCTGACGTTAACTACTACTCCTATCGAAGTAACAGATGGGATGGAAAGTCTGCTGAACCCGTTTAAAAAAATCGGACTTCCTGTCCATGAGCTCGCGTTAATGATGTCGATCTCACTCCGGTTTATTCCAACACTGATGGAAGAAACGGATAAAATCATGAAAGCGCAGATGGCAAGAGGAGTTGATTTTACGAGCGGACCTGTAAAACAAAGGATCAGTGCAATCATACCGCTGTTAGTACCGCTGTTTATAAGCGCCTTTAAACGGGCTGAGGAACTTGCAACAGCCATGGAAGCGCGGGGATATCAGGGCGGCGAGGGCAGAACAAAGCTGCGTGAGCTGAAATGGGGAATCCTCGATACAGTTATTCTGGCTATTTTAATCGGTGTAGGCATTGTTCTATTACTATTTCGTTCATAG
- the truA gene encoding tRNA pseudouridine(38-40) synthase TruA, producing MMRVKCTIGYDGTRFNGFQIQPNMRTVQGEVERGLKRLHKGKEVKVFASGRTDAGVHAVGQVLHFDTDIYIPEDRFPNALNSLLAEDVAIQSVSFVNDDFHARYHVRAKEYRYKISRSAIRNVFNRNYSYHYPYKLDYVKMREAIKFLIGTHDFTSFCSAKTDKEDRVRTLYDIEFYEEDDMLTFRFVGNGFLYNMVRILVGTLINAGRGALDPYQIPEILKARDRSLCGKTAPGCGLYLWKVYYDN from the coding sequence ATCATGAGGGTAAAATGCACAATCGGATATGATGGCACAAGATTTAACGGTTTTCAAATTCAGCCGAATATGAGAACTGTACAGGGTGAGGTTGAGAGGGGCCTTAAAAGGCTTCATAAAGGAAAAGAAGTAAAAGTATTTGCATCGGGAAGAACGGATGCAGGAGTCCACGCAGTTGGACAGGTTCTGCATTTTGATACGGATATTTATATTCCTGAGGACCGCTTTCCAAATGCATTAAATTCACTGCTTGCTGAGGACGTTGCGATTCAATCCGTTTCGTTTGTAAATGATGACTTTCATGCGAGGTATCATGTCCGAGCCAAGGAATATCGCTATAAAATAAGCCGCTCAGCGATCCGGAATGTATTTAATCGAAATTATTCTTATCATTATCCATATAAACTTGATTACGTCAAAATGAGAGAAGCGATTAAATTTCTTATCGGCACTCATGACTTTACGAGCTTCTGTTCTGCGAAGACGGATAAAGAAGACCGGGTAAGAACGTTATATGATATCGAATTTTATGAAGAAGATGACATGCTTACTTTCCGGTTTGTAGGCAATGGATTTCTTTATAACATGGTAAGGATATTGGTCGGCACTCTGATCAATGCAGGACGCGGAGCGCTGGATCCTTATCAGATTCCGGAGATACTGAAGGCACGGGATCGTTCCCTTTGCGGCAAAACAGCCCCGGGGTGCGGATTATATTTGTGGAAAGTTTATTATGACAACTAA
- the rplM gene encoding 50S ribosomal protein L13, whose amino-acid sequence MRTTYMAKATEVERKWFVVDAAGKTLGRLASEVASVLRGKHKPTYTPHVDTGDHVIIINAAQIELTGKKLTDKIYYRHSQFPGGLKSRTALEMRTNYSEKMLELAIRGMLPKGSLGRQMYKKLHVYAGNEHPHQAQQPEVYELRG is encoded by the coding sequence ATGCGTACAACATATATGGCGAAAGCAACTGAAGTTGAACGTAAATGGTTCGTAGTAGATGCGGCTGGCAAAACTTTAGGTCGTCTAGCTAGCGAAGTAGCATCTGTACTTCGTGGTAAACACAAACCAACTTACACACCACATGTAGACACTGGTGATCATGTTATCATCATTAATGCAGCACAAATCGAACTTACTGGTAAAAAATTGACTGACAAGATTTACTACCGTCACAGCCAATTCCCAGGCGGTTTGAAATCAAGAACAGCTCTTGAAATGCGTACAAACTACTCTGAGAAAATGCTTGAATTAGCAATTCGCGGAATGCTTCCTAAAGGTTCATTAGGACGTCAAATGTACAAAAAATTACATGTATATGCTGGCAACGAACATCCACATCAAGCACAACAACCAGAAGTTTACGAACTTCGCGGTTAA
- the rpsI gene encoding 30S ribosomal protein S9, with amino-acid sequence MAQVQYYGTGRRKSSVARVRLVPGEGRIVINDREVKDYIPFAALIEDIKQPLNLTETAGSYDVLVSVNGGGFAGQAGAIRHGISRALLEADPEYRGTLKRAGLLTRDARMKERKKYGLKGARRAPQFSKR; translated from the coding sequence TTGGCACAGGTTCAATATTACGGTACTGGCCGTCGTAAAAGCTCAGTAGCGCGTGTTCGTCTGGTTCCAGGCGAAGGCCGTATTGTTATCAACGATCGTGAAGTAAAAGATTACATCCCATTCGCAGCTTTAATCGAAGATATTAAACAACCATTAAACTTAACTGAAACAGCTGGAAGCTATGATGTTTTAGTTAGCGTTAACGGCGGTGGATTTGCTGGTCAAGCTGGCGCTATCCGTCACGGTATCTCTCGTGCATTATTAGAAGCTGACCCAGAATACCGCGGCACTTTAAAGCGCGCTGGTCTTCTAACTCGTGACGCTCGTATGAAAGAACGTAAAAAATACGGTCTTAAAGGCGCTCGTCGTGCACCTCAGTTCTCAAAACGTTAA
- a CDS encoding site-specific integrase: MNCGLTNRKEVKITTYDAIVSKFNSRILPMFGHLKINSITRVFCQKAVNEWAEELKAFNDYKVQVNLVFKYALKLDVIQQNPMEHVTLPKKQADMIYNHHEEVQNFFTKEELKQFLKLAEYEVNTKTFIIFRLLAFTGARKGEVLALYWSDIDFNNKSISFRKTLVTTKGLQLLQTPKTADSRRVISIDDETLGWLKKWRKRQSEEFYDVDIDLLPDNQQPLFTRYDYNERKMKYIRLASLNDQLTKLLKNHKYFPSISIHGLRHTHASLLFEAGASIKDVQVRLGHTDIQTTMNIYTHVSNTAKEKVANLFQDYMDL; encoded by the coding sequence ATGAACTGTGGATTAACCAACCGTAAAGAAGTTAAAATTACAACTTACGATGCCATTGTTAGCAAGTTTAATTCGAGGATTCTTCCTATGTTTGGTCATTTGAAAATAAACAGTATTACAAGAGTATTTTGCCAGAAAGCTGTGAATGAATGGGCTGAAGAATTAAAAGCATTTAATGATTATAAAGTCCAAGTTAATCTTGTTTTTAAATACGCTTTAAAACTGGATGTAATTCAACAAAATCCAATGGAACATGTAACACTTCCAAAAAAACAAGCAGACATGATATATAACCATCATGAAGAAGTGCAAAATTTTTTCACCAAAGAAGAATTAAAGCAATTCTTAAAATTAGCTGAATACGAGGTAAATACAAAAACTTTTATTATTTTTCGTCTCCTAGCTTTTACTGGAGCACGTAAAGGTGAAGTTCTTGCGTTGTATTGGTCAGATATTGATTTTAATAATAAATCTATATCATTTAGGAAGACCCTAGTTACAACAAAGGGGCTTCAACTTCTCCAGACGCCCAAAACAGCCGATTCACGACGCGTAATCAGTATTGACGATGAAACACTTGGGTGGCTTAAAAAATGGCGTAAAAGGCAATCTGAAGAGTTTTACGATGTAGATATAGATTTACTACCTGATAACCAGCAGCCTCTTTTCACTAGGTACGACTACAATGAAAGAAAAATGAAGTATATCCGTTTAGCCAGCTTAAATGATCAGTTAACCAAGTTACTCAAAAATCATAAGTATTTTCCGTCTATTTCCATTCATGGTTTACGTCACACTCATGCTTCACTGTTATTCGAAGCTGGGGCTAGTATTAAAGATGTACAAGTACGGCTTGGCCATACAGACATTCAAACAACCATGAATATCTATACTCACGTCTCAAACACGGCCAAAGAAAAAGTAGCCAATTTATTTCAAGATTACATGGATTTATGA
- a CDS encoding Arm DNA-binding domain-containing protein, producing the protein MTIIKPYTKKDGSKAYMFNVYLGVDPITKKKKRTTRRGFHSRKEANLALSKLRLELEDQGIGSINNLSFLEVYELWINQP; encoded by the coding sequence GTGACAATAATTAAACCATATACAAAAAAAGATGGATCAAAGGCTTATATGTTTAATGTGTATTTAGGTGTTGATCCGATTACTAAAAAGAAAAAAAGAACTACAAGGCGAGGGTTTCATTCGAGAAAAGAAGCAAATCTTGCATTATCTAAATTAAGATTAGAGTTAGAAGATCAGGGCATCGGAAGTATCAATAATCTATCTTTTCTTGAAGTATATGAACTGTGGATTAACCAACCGTAA
- a CDS encoding zinc-ribbon domain-containing protein: MSILELKDRFECENSLANNRPDLLKEWDYKKNGNLKPENFKVASKEKVNWVCKKGHCWSATIASRTYGGNNCPDCGNRRLHRGNNLAAVNPGLVKEWHPTKNEKGPQDYFANSHFKVWWLCKKCSYEWTALIYNRNGKRSGCPLCNGNILKNKQG, from the coding sequence GTGTCCATTTTAGAATTAAAGGATCGTTTTGAATGTGAAAATTCATTAGCCAATAATAGACCAGATCTATTAAAAGAATGGGATTACAAAAAGAATGGAAATTTAAAACCAGAGAACTTTAAAGTGGCAAGTAAGGAAAAAGTAAATTGGGTTTGTAAAAAAGGTCATTGTTGGTCAGCTACAATCGCAAGTCGAACATATGGTGGCAATAACTGTCCAGACTGTGGGAATAGAAGGTTACATAGGGGAAATAATTTAGCTGCCGTTAATCCAGGACTTGTTAAGGAGTGGCATCCTACTAAGAATGAAAAAGGCCCACAAGATTACTTTGCAAACTCTCATTTTAAAGTTTGGTGGTTATGTAAAAAATGCAGTTACGAATGGACTGCACTAATCTACAATAGAAATGGTAAACGTAGTGGATGTCCACTTTGTAATGGGAACATTCTTAAAAATAAGCAAGGTTAG
- a CDS encoding DUF4176 domain-containing protein, with the protein MKEEFKKKLKALAMEKADKIVHTLDKENQMEFGLTIKEFSKLFIEDQPIFQKLYRAYKKNVTSIELESNTLDILYKKENSLHTIEFSNKQFSLDEETYVHLLSYSIEIMREVLPLGSVVELDTTYFKPDQQMKSPSKIIITGRFIAPKGYNIYFPYSGVVYPFGEMKPGSKIHFTAPLIKSVIHLGFKDEVEEAFELLIKKEFIVDKNMKSIEFSVHDMKKLQKELESKQKAGEL; encoded by the coding sequence ATGAAAGAAGAATTTAAAAAGAAATTAAAAGCGCTTGCGATGGAAAAAGCAGATAAGATTGTCCATACATTAGACAAAGAAAACCAAATGGAGTTTGGGTTAACAATAAAAGAATTTTCTAAATTATTCATTGAAGATCAACCGATTTTTCAAAAACTTTATCGTGCGTATAAAAAAAATGTAACTTCTATAGAATTGGAAAGCAATACTCTTGATATTTTATATAAAAAAGAAAATAGTCTACATACAATTGAATTTTCAAATAAGCAATTTTCATTAGATGAAGAAACTTATGTTCATTTACTTTCTTATTCAATAGAAATTATGAGGGAAGTTTTGCCGCTAGGTTCTGTTGTCGAATTAGATACAACATATTTTAAACCCGATCAACAAATGAAATCACCATCAAAAATAATCATTACAGGTCGATTTATTGCGCCAAAGGGCTATAACATATATTTTCCGTATTCTGGTGTTGTATACCCATTTGGTGAAATGAAACCCGGCTCGAAAATACATTTTACAGCACCTTTAATCAAAAGTGTCATACATCTAGGGTTTAAAGATGAAGTAGAAGAAGCGTTTGAACTATTAATAAAAAAGGAGTTTATCGTGGATAAAAATATGAAATCCATTGAGTTTTCCGTTCATGATATGAAAAAGCTTCAAAAAGAGCTGGAATCGAAACAAAAAGCAGGTGAACTTTAA
- a CDS encoding YwqI/YxiC family protein → MAAKEIKLDKESLQSTLNELKKAIDNFNSYTTTFNSNTRNQLESFNSDFIEKVDTLLENMTDNVNTDLIKNMNAIHKVGEELLRNMKETDEEISDAIRSGK, encoded by the coding sequence ATGGCGGCAAAAGAAATCAAATTAGATAAAGAAAGTCTACAATCAACTTTAAATGAATTAAAGAAGGCAATTGATAATTTTAACAGCTACACAACAACTTTTAATTCCAATACGAGAAATCAATTAGAAAGTTTCAATTCAGACTTTATCGAAAAGGTAGACACCTTGTTGGAAAACATGACTGATAATGTGAATACGGATTTGATTAAAAATATGAACGCCATTCATAAAGTAGGAGAAGAATTACTGCGAAATATGAAAGAAACAGACGAAGAGATTAGTGATGCTATCCGGAGTGGGAAATAA
- a CDS encoding WXG100 family type VII secretion target codes for MSGNIRVTPAELVVMSTRYNGESGQVGEQITRLDSMISQLQGMWEGEASRAFAEQYETLKPSFIQMQQLLEDISSQLNGTARALEEADQQIASQIRS; via the coding sequence ATGTCAGGTAATATTCGCGTTACCCCAGCTGAATTAGTTGTTATGTCGACTCGCTACAATGGTGAAAGCGGTCAGGTGGGTGAGCAAATTACTCGCTTGGATTCCATGATTAGTCAATTACAAGGAATGTGGGAAGGCGAAGCAAGCCGTGCATTCGCTGAGCAATATGAAACATTAAAGCCTTCTTTCATTCAAATGCAGCAATTATTAGAGGATATCTCTAGTCAGCTGAACGGTACTGCTCGTGCCCTTGAAGAAGCAGATCAGCAAATTGCCAGTCAAATCCGTAGTTAA
- a CDS encoding bacteriocin family protein — protein sequence MNSQIHSDLPLSNQEFQQLNQIVIEAARRQLVGRRFIELYGPLGRGVQSIFNDIFVENHEAKMDFQGSFDTEIESSKRVNYTIPLLYKDFVLYWRDLEQAKVLDIPIDFSVAANAARDVSILEDQMIFHGSKEFDIPGLMNVKGRLTHLVGNWYESGNAFKDVVDARNKLLDLNHNGPYALVLSPELYSLLHRVHKDTNVLEIEHVRELMTDGVFQSPVLKGKTGVVVNTGRNNLDLAVSEDFETAYLGDEGMNHPFRVYETVVLRIKRPSAICTLDDPKG from the coding sequence ATGAATTCTCAAATACATTCAGATTTACCTCTATCAAATCAAGAATTTCAACAATTAAACCAAATCGTTATTGAGGCTGCAAGGAGACAATTAGTTGGACGACGCTTTATTGAATTATACGGTCCTCTTGGCAGAGGGGTGCAAAGTATTTTCAATGATATCTTTGTAGAAAATCATGAAGCCAAAATGGACTTTCAAGGTTCTTTTGATACAGAAATTGAGTCCAGCAAAAGAGTCAACTATACAATACCGTTGCTTTACAAAGATTTTGTGCTTTATTGGCGCGATTTAGAACAGGCAAAAGTGCTGGACATCCCTATTGATTTTTCAGTGGCTGCAAATGCCGCACGCGATGTTTCCATCTTAGAAGACCAAATGATTTTCCATGGGTCAAAGGAATTTGATATCCCCGGGTTAATGAATGTAAAGGGCCGATTAACACACTTAGTCGGGAATTGGTATGAATCGGGAAACGCCTTTAAAGATGTTGTTGACGCAAGAAATAAGCTGCTCGATCTAAATCACAATGGACCATATGCACTCGTTTTATCGCCTGAATTATATTCACTACTGCATCGTGTGCATAAAGATACAAATGTATTGGAAATTGAACATGTACGTGAACTTATGACAGATGGCGTCTTTCAGTCACCCGTTTTAAAAGGAAAAACTGGAGTCGTAGTAAATACGGGGAGAAATAACTTGGATCTGGCTGTCTCTGAGGATTTTGAAACAGCTTACTTAGGAGATGAAGGAATGAACCATCCATTCCGTGTATATGAGACAGTTGTACTAAGAATTAAACGTCCTTCCGCGATATGCACTCTTGACGACCCTAAAGGTTAA